A single window of Nasonia vitripennis strain AsymCx chromosome 4, Nvit_psr_1.1, whole genome shotgun sequence DNA harbors:
- the LOC100119484 gene encoding cytoplasmic polyadenylation element-binding protein 1 isoform X3: MTSHLKQLSYHYDADKSLVNEMLMESQYRQHQQQQQMETISLDPGTPDQRDHAAHQRENKLQLQQHEREQHLHQLQSINNLLLDLPTPQSLNSYAGSTKGYDLASPTSRTSNGHDITDMSISELFGLGLPRGSLMGAGQKEQVGQADYDAPAYRNYRLKRDRTTTLPNSSIKEQADMNGCYSNSNNMKVPTSPVSVHTPASPGTPGSLYSNSYSYSSVNSSPYASGSFASNEYSKQFASSSPIRSPCYGRPIRGSTPYSDCSSPSAELPAHVFSCNGSRSNSPADSENSVNSVDGPLSNIMNHLSLNSEHRCRPPTDSNAYFRACEETYFPLNQQQQQHQHQVAAHGHPYNNHNQQHHFFGDHSIRQADRARNCCLQPPTSPITSDPPTHLSLDRVARYHRHAAAASDANYTWSGTLPQKNQKAIGYSSKVFLGGVPWDITESTLISTFKQFGHIRIEWPGKDQATSQPKGYVYIIFESEKQVKSLLACCTHDFSNGGSYYYKISSKRMKGKQVQVIPWAINDSNFVKSSSQKLDPEKTVFVGALHGMITATALATIMNDLFGNVIYAGIDTDKHKYPIGSARVTFSRSVSFDEAVNAAFIQVKTTKFTKKLQVDPYIEDAPCSSCYVQQGPYFCRQRSCFKYYCHTCWQWAHNNDSKNWHKPMTRGMKNKQVIGLTPTLGAKRKWSLY; the protein is encoded by the exons ATGACCAGTCACTTGAAACAG TTGTCTTACCACTACGACGCGGATAAGAGCTTAGTCAACGAGATGCTGATGGAATCACAGTATCGGcaacaccagcagcagcaacaaatGGAAACGATATCACTGGATCCGGGCACACCGGACCAACGAGACCACGCGGCTCATCAGCGCGAAAACAAGCTCCAGCTTCAGCAGCACGAACGCGAGCAACACTTGCACCAGCTGCAGTCGATAAACAACTTGCTGCTCGACTTGCCGACTCCCCAGTCGCTCAACTCCTACGCCGGAAGCACCAAGGGCTACGACCTGGCCTCGCCTACCAGCAGGACCAGCAACGGCCATGACA TAACAGACATGTCTATTTCTGAACTTTTCGGACTTGGTTTACCACGCGGATCGTTGATGGGTGCTGGACAGAAGGAACAAGTTGGACAAGCTGATTATGACGCGCCTGCCTATCGCAATTATAGATTG AAACGTGACCGTACGACAACTCTTCCAAATTCATCGATTAAAGAG CAAGCTGACATGAACGGTTGTTATTCGAACTCGAATAATATGAAAGTGCCAACGTCACCAGTTTCAGTACACACTCCTGCAAGTCCCGGTACTCCTGGAAGTCTTTACTCAAATTCATATTCATACTCTAGTGTGAATAGTAGTCCTTATGCATCTGGTTCATTTGCAAGCAACGAATACAGTAAGCAGTTCGCATCATCATCTCCTATTCGTTCGCCATGTTATGGAAGGCCTATACGTGGCTCAACTCCGTATAG TGATTGCAGCAGTCCATCCGCAGAACTTCCAGCTCACGTCTTCAGTTGCAATGGCTCGAGATCTAATTCACCAGCAGACTCAGAGAATAGTGTAAACAGTGTTGATGGTCCTTTATCCAACATTATg AACCATCTTTCATTAAATTCAGAACATCGGTGCCGTCCACCAACGGATTCTAATGCATACTTCCGAGCTTGTGAAGAAACGTATTTTCCGCTTAatcagcaacagcaacaacaccAACATCAAGTAGCCGCTCATGGACATCCATATAATAATCACAATCAACAACATCACTTTTTCGGAGATCATTCTATTCGCCAGGCGGATCGAGCCAGAAATTGCTGTTTGCAACCCCCTACATCACCCATCACCAGTGATCCACCAACTCATTTATCTTTGGATAGGGTTGCCAGATACCATCGCCATGCAGCAG CTGCATCAGACGCTAATTACACTTGGAGTGGCACTTTGCCGCAAAAGAACCAAAAAGCTATTGGATACTCATCCAAAGTTTTCCTGGGCGGTGTACCTTGGGATATTACGGAATCTACACTGATCTCTACATTTAAACAGTTTGGCCATATTAGAATAGAATGGCCTGGAAAGGATCAAGCCACTAGTCAGCCGAAAGGATATGTATATATCATATTCGAGTCAGAAAAACAG GTAAAATCACTTCTCGCCTGTTGTACCCATGATTTCTCAAATGGAGGAAGCTATTACTACAAGATTTCATCTAAAAGGATGAAAGGCAAacaa gTACAAGTGATTCCTTGGGCTATAAACGACAGTAATTTTGTTAAGTCGTCATCTCAAAAATTGGACCCCGAGAAAACGGTTTTCGTCGGAGCTTTACACGGAATGATTACTGCCACTGCATTGGCAACCATCATGAATGATCTTTTTGGAAATGTGATTTACGCAG GAATCGATACAGACAAACACAAGTATCCTATTGGATCGGCACGGGTTACTTTCAGCAGATCGGTGTCATTTGACGAGGCTGTTAATGCAGCATTTATTCAAGTAAAAACTACGAAGTTTACGAAAAAACTCCAAGTCGATCCATACATCGAAGACGCCCCATGCTCAAGTTGTTACGTTCAACAAGGACCTTATTTCTGCAGACAACGG agCTGCTTCAAGTATTACTGTCACACTTGTTGGCAATGGGCGCATAATAACGATTCCAAGAACTGGCACAAGCCCATGACTCGCGGAATGAAGAATAAACAGGTAATTGGTTTGACTCCAACCTTAGGAGCAAAACGCAAATGGAGCTTATACTAA
- the LOC100119484 gene encoding cytoplasmic polyadenylation element-binding protein 1 isoform X1: protein MQRVFFRELGNFQPKGYSSFPRSRKLIDRRTRALAIFSRLVRRGQNARRLSYHYDADKSLVNEMLMESQYRQHQQQQQMETISLDPGTPDQRDHAAHQRENKLQLQQHEREQHLHQLQSINNLLLDLPTPQSLNSYAGSTKGYDLASPTSRTSNGHDITDMSISELFGLGLPRGSLMGAGQKEQVGQADYDAPAYRNYRLKRDRTTTLPNSSIKEQADMNGCYSNSNNMKVPTSPVSVHTPASPGTPGSLYSNSYSYSSVNSSPYASGSFASNEYSKQFASSSPIRSPCYGRPIRGSTPYSDCSSPSAELPAHVFSCNGSRSNSPADSENSVNSVDGPLSNIMNHLSLNSEHRCRPPTDSNAYFRACEETYFPLNQQQQQHQHQVAAHGHPYNNHNQQHHFFGDHSIRQADRARNCCLQPPTSPITSDPPTHLSLDRVARYHRHAAAASDANYTWSGTLPQKNQKAIGYSSKVFLGGVPWDITESTLISTFKQFGHIRIEWPGKDQATSQPKGYVYIIFESEKQVKSLLACCTHDFSNGGSYYYKISSKRMKGKQVQVIPWAINDSNFVKSSSQKLDPEKTVFVGALHGMITATALATIMNDLFGNVIYAGIDTDKHKYPIGSARVTFSRSVSFDEAVNAAFIQVKTTKFTKKLQVDPYIEDAPCSSCYVQQGPYFCRQRSCFKYYCHTCWQWAHNNDSKNWHKPMTRGMKNKQVIGLTPTLGAKRKWSLY, encoded by the exons ATGCAGCGTGTCTTTTTCCGAGAACTTGGAAATTTTCAACCTAAAGG GTACTCGAGCTTTCCGAGAAGTAGAAAGCTGATCGATCGGCGAACGCGAGCTTTAGCAATCTTCTCTCGTTTAGTTCGCCGTGGACAGAACGCGCGAAGA TTGTCTTACCACTACGACGCGGATAAGAGCTTAGTCAACGAGATGCTGATGGAATCACAGTATCGGcaacaccagcagcagcaacaaatGGAAACGATATCACTGGATCCGGGCACACCGGACCAACGAGACCACGCGGCTCATCAGCGCGAAAACAAGCTCCAGCTTCAGCAGCACGAACGCGAGCAACACTTGCACCAGCTGCAGTCGATAAACAACTTGCTGCTCGACTTGCCGACTCCCCAGTCGCTCAACTCCTACGCCGGAAGCACCAAGGGCTACGACCTGGCCTCGCCTACCAGCAGGACCAGCAACGGCCATGACA TAACAGACATGTCTATTTCTGAACTTTTCGGACTTGGTTTACCACGCGGATCGTTGATGGGTGCTGGACAGAAGGAACAAGTTGGACAAGCTGATTATGACGCGCCTGCCTATCGCAATTATAGATTG AAACGTGACCGTACGACAACTCTTCCAAATTCATCGATTAAAGAG CAAGCTGACATGAACGGTTGTTATTCGAACTCGAATAATATGAAAGTGCCAACGTCACCAGTTTCAGTACACACTCCTGCAAGTCCCGGTACTCCTGGAAGTCTTTACTCAAATTCATATTCATACTCTAGTGTGAATAGTAGTCCTTATGCATCTGGTTCATTTGCAAGCAACGAATACAGTAAGCAGTTCGCATCATCATCTCCTATTCGTTCGCCATGTTATGGAAGGCCTATACGTGGCTCAACTCCGTATAG TGATTGCAGCAGTCCATCCGCAGAACTTCCAGCTCACGTCTTCAGTTGCAATGGCTCGAGATCTAATTCACCAGCAGACTCAGAGAATAGTGTAAACAGTGTTGATGGTCCTTTATCCAACATTATg AACCATCTTTCATTAAATTCAGAACATCGGTGCCGTCCACCAACGGATTCTAATGCATACTTCCGAGCTTGTGAAGAAACGTATTTTCCGCTTAatcagcaacagcaacaacaccAACATCAAGTAGCCGCTCATGGACATCCATATAATAATCACAATCAACAACATCACTTTTTCGGAGATCATTCTATTCGCCAGGCGGATCGAGCCAGAAATTGCTGTTTGCAACCCCCTACATCACCCATCACCAGTGATCCACCAACTCATTTATCTTTGGATAGGGTTGCCAGATACCATCGCCATGCAGCAG CTGCATCAGACGCTAATTACACTTGGAGTGGCACTTTGCCGCAAAAGAACCAAAAAGCTATTGGATACTCATCCAAAGTTTTCCTGGGCGGTGTACCTTGGGATATTACGGAATCTACACTGATCTCTACATTTAAACAGTTTGGCCATATTAGAATAGAATGGCCTGGAAAGGATCAAGCCACTAGTCAGCCGAAAGGATATGTATATATCATATTCGAGTCAGAAAAACAG GTAAAATCACTTCTCGCCTGTTGTACCCATGATTTCTCAAATGGAGGAAGCTATTACTACAAGATTTCATCTAAAAGGATGAAAGGCAAacaa gTACAAGTGATTCCTTGGGCTATAAACGACAGTAATTTTGTTAAGTCGTCATCTCAAAAATTGGACCCCGAGAAAACGGTTTTCGTCGGAGCTTTACACGGAATGATTACTGCCACTGCATTGGCAACCATCATGAATGATCTTTTTGGAAATGTGATTTACGCAG GAATCGATACAGACAAACACAAGTATCCTATTGGATCGGCACGGGTTACTTTCAGCAGATCGGTGTCATTTGACGAGGCTGTTAATGCAGCATTTATTCAAGTAAAAACTACGAAGTTTACGAAAAAACTCCAAGTCGATCCATACATCGAAGACGCCCCATGCTCAAGTTGTTACGTTCAACAAGGACCTTATTTCTGCAGACAACGG agCTGCTTCAAGTATTACTGTCACACTTGTTGGCAATGGGCGCATAATAACGATTCCAAGAACTGGCACAAGCCCATGACTCGCGGAATGAAGAATAAACAGGTAATTGGTTTGACTCCAACCTTAGGAGCAAAACGCAAATGGAGCTTATACTAA
- the LOC100119484 gene encoding cytoplasmic polyadenylation element-binding protein isoform X2, translating into MQRVFFRELGNFQPKGYSSFPRSRKLIDRRTRALAIFSRLVRRGQNARRLSYHYDADKSLVNEMLMESQYRQHQQQQQMETISLDPGTPDQRDHAAHQRENKLQLQQHEREQHLHQLQSINNLLLDLPTPQSLNSYAGSTKGYDLASPTSRTSNGHDITDMSISELFGLGLPRGSLMGAGQKEQVGQADYDAPAYRNYRLKRDRTTTLPNSSIKEQADMNGCYSNSNNMKVPTSPVSVHTPASPGTPGSLYSNSYSYSSVNSSPYASGSFASNEYSKQFASSSPIRSPCYGRPIRGSTPYSSPSAELPAHVFSCNGSRSNSPADSENSVNSVDGPLSNIMNHLSLNSEHRCRPPTDSNAYFRACEETYFPLNQQQQQHQHQVAAHGHPYNNHNQQHHFFGDHSIRQADRARNCCLQPPTSPITSDPPTHLSLDRVARYHRHAAAASDANYTWSGTLPQKNQKAIGYSSKVFLGGVPWDITESTLISTFKQFGHIRIEWPGKDQATSQPKGYVYIIFESEKQVKSLLACCTHDFSNGGSYYYKISSKRMKGKQVQVIPWAINDSNFVKSSSQKLDPEKTVFVGALHGMITATALATIMNDLFGNVIYAGIDTDKHKYPIGSARVTFSRSVSFDEAVNAAFIQVKTTKFTKKLQVDPYIEDAPCSSCYVQQGPYFCRQRSCFKYYCHTCWQWAHNNDSKNWHKPMTRGMKNKQVIGLTPTLGAKRKWSLY; encoded by the exons ATGCAGCGTGTCTTTTTCCGAGAACTTGGAAATTTTCAACCTAAAGG GTACTCGAGCTTTCCGAGAAGTAGAAAGCTGATCGATCGGCGAACGCGAGCTTTAGCAATCTTCTCTCGTTTAGTTCGCCGTGGACAGAACGCGCGAAGA TTGTCTTACCACTACGACGCGGATAAGAGCTTAGTCAACGAGATGCTGATGGAATCACAGTATCGGcaacaccagcagcagcaacaaatGGAAACGATATCACTGGATCCGGGCACACCGGACCAACGAGACCACGCGGCTCATCAGCGCGAAAACAAGCTCCAGCTTCAGCAGCACGAACGCGAGCAACACTTGCACCAGCTGCAGTCGATAAACAACTTGCTGCTCGACTTGCCGACTCCCCAGTCGCTCAACTCCTACGCCGGAAGCACCAAGGGCTACGACCTGGCCTCGCCTACCAGCAGGACCAGCAACGGCCATGACA TAACAGACATGTCTATTTCTGAACTTTTCGGACTTGGTTTACCACGCGGATCGTTGATGGGTGCTGGACAGAAGGAACAAGTTGGACAAGCTGATTATGACGCGCCTGCCTATCGCAATTATAGATTG AAACGTGACCGTACGACAACTCTTCCAAATTCATCGATTAAAGAG CAAGCTGACATGAACGGTTGTTATTCGAACTCGAATAATATGAAAGTGCCAACGTCACCAGTTTCAGTACACACTCCTGCAAGTCCCGGTACTCCTGGAAGTCTTTACTCAAATTCATATTCATACTCTAGTGTGAATAGTAGTCCTTATGCATCTGGTTCATTTGCAAGCAACGAATACAGTAAGCAGTTCGCATCATCATCTCCTATTCGTTCGCCATGTTATGGAAGGCCTATACGTGGCTCAACTCCGTATAG CAGTCCATCCGCAGAACTTCCAGCTCACGTCTTCAGTTGCAATGGCTCGAGATCTAATTCACCAGCAGACTCAGAGAATAGTGTAAACAGTGTTGATGGTCCTTTATCCAACATTATg AACCATCTTTCATTAAATTCAGAACATCGGTGCCGTCCACCAACGGATTCTAATGCATACTTCCGAGCTTGTGAAGAAACGTATTTTCCGCTTAatcagcaacagcaacaacaccAACATCAAGTAGCCGCTCATGGACATCCATATAATAATCACAATCAACAACATCACTTTTTCGGAGATCATTCTATTCGCCAGGCGGATCGAGCCAGAAATTGCTGTTTGCAACCCCCTACATCACCCATCACCAGTGATCCACCAACTCATTTATCTTTGGATAGGGTTGCCAGATACCATCGCCATGCAGCAG CTGCATCAGACGCTAATTACACTTGGAGTGGCACTTTGCCGCAAAAGAACCAAAAAGCTATTGGATACTCATCCAAAGTTTTCCTGGGCGGTGTACCTTGGGATATTACGGAATCTACACTGATCTCTACATTTAAACAGTTTGGCCATATTAGAATAGAATGGCCTGGAAAGGATCAAGCCACTAGTCAGCCGAAAGGATATGTATATATCATATTCGAGTCAGAAAAACAG GTAAAATCACTTCTCGCCTGTTGTACCCATGATTTCTCAAATGGAGGAAGCTATTACTACAAGATTTCATCTAAAAGGATGAAAGGCAAacaa gTACAAGTGATTCCTTGGGCTATAAACGACAGTAATTTTGTTAAGTCGTCATCTCAAAAATTGGACCCCGAGAAAACGGTTTTCGTCGGAGCTTTACACGGAATGATTACTGCCACTGCATTGGCAACCATCATGAATGATCTTTTTGGAAATGTGATTTACGCAG GAATCGATACAGACAAACACAAGTATCCTATTGGATCGGCACGGGTTACTTTCAGCAGATCGGTGTCATTTGACGAGGCTGTTAATGCAGCATTTATTCAAGTAAAAACTACGAAGTTTACGAAAAAACTCCAAGTCGATCCATACATCGAAGACGCCCCATGCTCAAGTTGTTACGTTCAACAAGGACCTTATTTCTGCAGACAACGG agCTGCTTCAAGTATTACTGTCACACTTGTTGGCAATGGGCGCATAATAACGATTCCAAGAACTGGCACAAGCCCATGACTCGCGGAATGAAGAATAAACAGGTAATTGGTTTGACTCCAACCTTAGGAGCAAAACGCAAATGGAGCTTATACTAA
- the LOC100119484 gene encoding cytoplasmic polyadenylation element-binding protein 1 isoform X4 has protein sequence MLMESQYRQHQQQQQMETISLDPGTPDQRDHAAHQRENKLQLQQHEREQHLHQLQSINNLLLDLPTPQSLNSYAGSTKGYDLASPTSRTSNGHDITDMSISELFGLGLPRGSLMGAGQKEQVGQADYDAPAYRNYRLKRDRTTTLPNSSIKEQADMNGCYSNSNNMKVPTSPVSVHTPASPGTPGSLYSNSYSYSSVNSSPYASGSFASNEYSKQFASSSPIRSPCYGRPIRGSTPYSDCSSPSAELPAHVFSCNGSRSNSPADSENSVNSVDGPLSNIMNHLSLNSEHRCRPPTDSNAYFRACEETYFPLNQQQQQHQHQVAAHGHPYNNHNQQHHFFGDHSIRQADRARNCCLQPPTSPITSDPPTHLSLDRVARYHRHAAAASDANYTWSGTLPQKNQKAIGYSSKVFLGGVPWDITESTLISTFKQFGHIRIEWPGKDQATSQPKGYVYIIFESEKQVKSLLACCTHDFSNGGSYYYKISSKRMKGKQVQVIPWAINDSNFVKSSSQKLDPEKTVFVGALHGMITATALATIMNDLFGNVIYAGIDTDKHKYPIGSARVTFSRSVSFDEAVNAAFIQVKTTKFTKKLQVDPYIEDAPCSSCYVQQGPYFCRQRSCFKYYCHTCWQWAHNNDSKNWHKPMTRGMKNKQVIGLTPTLGAKRKWSLY, from the exons ATGCTGATGGAATCACAGTATCGGcaacaccagcagcagcaacaaatGGAAACGATATCACTGGATCCGGGCACACCGGACCAACGAGACCACGCGGCTCATCAGCGCGAAAACAAGCTCCAGCTTCAGCAGCACGAACGCGAGCAACACTTGCACCAGCTGCAGTCGATAAACAACTTGCTGCTCGACTTGCCGACTCCCCAGTCGCTCAACTCCTACGCCGGAAGCACCAAGGGCTACGACCTGGCCTCGCCTACCAGCAGGACCAGCAACGGCCATGACA TAACAGACATGTCTATTTCTGAACTTTTCGGACTTGGTTTACCACGCGGATCGTTGATGGGTGCTGGACAGAAGGAACAAGTTGGACAAGCTGATTATGACGCGCCTGCCTATCGCAATTATAGATTG AAACGTGACCGTACGACAACTCTTCCAAATTCATCGATTAAAGAG CAAGCTGACATGAACGGTTGTTATTCGAACTCGAATAATATGAAAGTGCCAACGTCACCAGTTTCAGTACACACTCCTGCAAGTCCCGGTACTCCTGGAAGTCTTTACTCAAATTCATATTCATACTCTAGTGTGAATAGTAGTCCTTATGCATCTGGTTCATTTGCAAGCAACGAATACAGTAAGCAGTTCGCATCATCATCTCCTATTCGTTCGCCATGTTATGGAAGGCCTATACGTGGCTCAACTCCGTATAG TGATTGCAGCAGTCCATCCGCAGAACTTCCAGCTCACGTCTTCAGTTGCAATGGCTCGAGATCTAATTCACCAGCAGACTCAGAGAATAGTGTAAACAGTGTTGATGGTCCTTTATCCAACATTATg AACCATCTTTCATTAAATTCAGAACATCGGTGCCGTCCACCAACGGATTCTAATGCATACTTCCGAGCTTGTGAAGAAACGTATTTTCCGCTTAatcagcaacagcaacaacaccAACATCAAGTAGCCGCTCATGGACATCCATATAATAATCACAATCAACAACATCACTTTTTCGGAGATCATTCTATTCGCCAGGCGGATCGAGCCAGAAATTGCTGTTTGCAACCCCCTACATCACCCATCACCAGTGATCCACCAACTCATTTATCTTTGGATAGGGTTGCCAGATACCATCGCCATGCAGCAG CTGCATCAGACGCTAATTACACTTGGAGTGGCACTTTGCCGCAAAAGAACCAAAAAGCTATTGGATACTCATCCAAAGTTTTCCTGGGCGGTGTACCTTGGGATATTACGGAATCTACACTGATCTCTACATTTAAACAGTTTGGCCATATTAGAATAGAATGGCCTGGAAAGGATCAAGCCACTAGTCAGCCGAAAGGATATGTATATATCATATTCGAGTCAGAAAAACAG GTAAAATCACTTCTCGCCTGTTGTACCCATGATTTCTCAAATGGAGGAAGCTATTACTACAAGATTTCATCTAAAAGGATGAAAGGCAAacaa gTACAAGTGATTCCTTGGGCTATAAACGACAGTAATTTTGTTAAGTCGTCATCTCAAAAATTGGACCCCGAGAAAACGGTTTTCGTCGGAGCTTTACACGGAATGATTACTGCCACTGCATTGGCAACCATCATGAATGATCTTTTTGGAAATGTGATTTACGCAG GAATCGATACAGACAAACACAAGTATCCTATTGGATCGGCACGGGTTACTTTCAGCAGATCGGTGTCATTTGACGAGGCTGTTAATGCAGCATTTATTCAAGTAAAAACTACGAAGTTTACGAAAAAACTCCAAGTCGATCCATACATCGAAGACGCCCCATGCTCAAGTTGTTACGTTCAACAAGGACCTTATTTCTGCAGACAACGG agCTGCTTCAAGTATTACTGTCACACTTGTTGGCAATGGGCGCATAATAACGATTCCAAGAACTGGCACAAGCCCATGACTCGCGGAATGAAGAATAAACAGGTAATTGGTTTGACTCCAACCTTAGGAGCAAAACGCAAATGGAGCTTATACTAA